The Flavobacterium psychrophilum genome includes a region encoding these proteins:
- a CDS encoding short-chain dehydrogenase gives METKIWFVTGASKGLGLSLVKQLLAAGQKIASTSRIKDELIKAVGITSDNFLPLQVDLANSDIVKKAIEKTLVTFGRIDVLINNAGYGIGGSLEELTDTEVRSAFDVNVFGTINTIRHTLPIMRKQRSGHIINIASIAGIGAVAGWAAYGAAKAAVIALTEVLAEDVKEFGITATAVAPGAFRTSFLTEESLVLAKNPIDEYSVIRESHKKYDAMNGNQAGDPEKAAAIMIQTAYNENPPILLLLGSDAYRRANKKLESLKDQYDALEKTTKSTDY, from the coding sequence ATGGAAACGAAAATATGGTTTGTAACAGGCGCTTCAAAAGGACTTGGGTTGTCTTTAGTGAAACAGCTTTTAGCCGCAGGACAAAAGATAGCGTCAACATCCCGCATCAAAGATGAGCTTATCAAAGCTGTGGGAATTACCAGCGATAACTTTTTACCATTACAGGTAGACCTTGCCAATAGTGATATTGTAAAAAAGGCTATCGAAAAAACACTGGTTACTTTTGGAAGGATTGATGTTTTGATAAATAATGCAGGATATGGCATCGGCGGAAGCCTTGAAGAACTTACAGATACAGAAGTCCGTTCAGCTTTTGATGTGAACGTGTTTGGCACCATAAATACAATACGCCACACTTTACCAATTATGAGAAAGCAACGATCGGGGCATATAATTAATATTGCTTCTATTGCGGGTATTGGTGCTGTTGCAGGATGGGCCGCTTATGGAGCCGCTAAAGCCGCTGTTATCGCTTTGACCGAGGTACTTGCCGAAGATGTAAAAGAGTTTGGCATTACAGCTACCGCTGTTGCACCGGGAGCCTTCAGAACTAGTTTTTTGACTGAAGAATCGCTTGTATTGGCCAAAAATCCAATTGACGAATATTCGGTTATAAGAGAATCGCATAAAAAATATGACGCCATGAACGGCAACCAGGCCGGTGACCCCGAAAAAGCGGCAGCTATTATGATACAGACTGCCTATAACGAAAACCCGCCGATACTTTTACTATTAGGCAGCGACGCGTACCGAAGGGCAAACAAAAAGCTGGAAAGCCTGAAAGATCAATATGATGCTTTGGAAAAAACCACAAAATCTACTGATTACTAA